A DNA window from Theobroma cacao cultivar B97-61/B2 chromosome 5, Criollo_cocoa_genome_V2, whole genome shotgun sequence contains the following coding sequences:
- the LOC18597601 gene encoding mitogen-activated protein kinase-binding protein 1 isoform X2, protein MKTNRKLKKSDPASSKLVLKEIIGLTAKNENGLASSVTASTCVYVAGCVAVVYDVEKGTQSHLMLSHRMPKPLSCVAVSRDGRYVAAGESGHQPSVLVWDCATLAFISELKGHLYGVECIAFSSDGEHLVSVGGYIYLWDWRSGILVTKLKASSSCSAVTSVTFSSDSKYIVTAGKKHLKFWAVGASPRTRMNKGTISLSIRAKPINLGPQKGSSFVSVASAIWTEGRVVNCDQVDELFPIYALTDAGVLCLIDSELSLRNSVDLKVEKGFALSASSKLIACACSNGLVQLFKVEDLRYVGSLLYTKAKTCRGVIDHFCPKSSEKNLQSAPTLPDAVACQFISEKLVVVYGDHSLHIWDFHEQNEATRSFVLNSHSACIWDIKNLCCENMHDPSLMCAAMGCSGGVSFATCSADGTIRLWDLVLQPNLLGDTVDSNSLINEPVGAMNIVSAGSFEIATADTTFGNQGFRSMAVSSDGKFMAVGDCEGNLHIYDLHNSDYTCIKDSHDAEILSLSFSLSSTKDADSGGDMDNHYLLASGGRDRIIHLYDVKRNFNLIESIDDHSAAVTSVKLASNGCKILSCSADRSLVFRDVSLTDSRCKISRRHHQMASHGTVYDMSVDPVMEVVVTVGQDKKINTFDIVSGKLIRSFKHNKDFGDPIKVTMDPSGSYLVCSFSNKSICVYDFLSGEMIAKAVGHGEVVTGVIFLPDCKHIVSVGGDGCIFVWKLPARLAFRMLQKVKETSVSLSPRTPALPVGFSEAMICGEGDLPCRIDFKDVLPTESSSQLKQRANYRGLDTQETYAFKLSISRLPKWAQDKVTSSDFVQRNLEFTSPQQKEVEPKILSPLISNGGAYASLCHEHQTPFGRGSGGRNSCLSSLCRSSSNVSKSQSSESPEEFASSATEDHWFTVYNVRLDLLNSPEVQNPNHLKMPVSSPKLVQGLAEIPSESEQSLGYRGHFVDDEHDAMVINAFHMKSEDSDLFKEHFGNLSAILKVKKRQSSTKRRYSSQYFVRRDYLVGCKKLLDTSMQDVGAFNQEKESATNVTLEEDPLFKEQQVLGFINQDLNSTECLLTPSCAHSRDEKDKEDSSTIEEAMAQKQCVDGGSEPGEKITTCREALRSLDTAAENVFQLFAKLGTECSLEEFSSGSGAQLRNEAIELLPKITEKVNAVAEWVQNNRSSTGSSTSRVEGSAFEPVLGKLAESLSQRVVEIVKKNLSTV, encoded by the exons ATGAAAACGAATCGGAAGCTCAAGAAATCAGATCCAGCATCATCAAAG CTGGTTTTGAAAGAGATTATAGGATTAACagccaaaaatgaaaacgGATTAGCTTCCAGCGTAACGGCCTCGACCTGCGTTTACGTGGCCGGTTGCGTTGCGGTGGTTTACGATGTGGAAAAGGGAACGCAATCGCATCTCATGCTCTCTCATCGAATGCCTAAACCTTTGAGCTGCGTTGCCGTGTCGCGTGACGGCCGCTACGTAGCTGCTGGTGAG TCAGGGCATCAACCTTCGGTGTTAGTGTGGGATTGTGCGACCCTTGCCTTCATATCTGAGCTGAAAGGTCATCTATATGGAGTAGAGTGCATTGCTTTCTCATCTGATG GGGAACATTTGGTGTCTGTTGGGGGATACATTTACCTATGGGATTGGCGGAGTGGGATTTTGGTTACAAAGCTTAAAGCAAGTTCATCTTGTTCTGCTGTTACGTCTGTCACTTTCTCTTCAGATTCAAAATACATTGTTACTGCCGGGAAGAAGCACCTGAAATTCTGGGCAGTTGGAGCATCTCCAAGGACTCGCATGAACAAAGGAACAATTTCACTTTCTATTCGTGCGAAGCCTATTAATCTTGGTCCTCAGAAAGGAAGTTCATTTGTATCTGTCGCGTCTGCCATCTGGACCGAGGGTAGAGTTGTGAACTGTGATCAGGTTGATGAGCTTTTTCCTATATACGCGCTGACTGATGCAG GAGTTCTATGCCTCATAGATTCTGAGTTGTCATTAAGAAATTCGGTTGATTTAAAG GTTGAAAAAGGATTTGCACTATCTGCATCCAGCAAGTTAATTGCTTGTGCATGCAGTAACGGACTAGTACAACTCTTTAAAGTTGAGGATCTCAGATACGTTGGAAGTTTACTGTATACAAAGGCCAAAACATGCCGTGGGGTAATTGATCATTTTTGCCCTAAATccagtgaaaaaaatttacaatcaGCACCTACTCTTCCTGATGCAGTTGCTTGTCAGTTCATCTCAGAAAAGCTTG TCGTTGTCTATGGAGATCATAGTCTCCATATATGGGACTTCCATGAACAGAATGAG GCTACCAGGTCCTTTGTTCTTAATTCTCATTCTGCTTGTATATGGGATATCAAGAATCTCTGTTGTGAAAACATGCACGATCCATCTCTTATGTGTGCTGCTATGGGATGTTCTGGAGGAGTCTCCTTTGCAACATGTTCAGCTGATGGCACAATTAGGTTATGGGATCTTGTCTTACAACCGAATTTGTTAGGGGATACTGTTGACAGTAATTCTTTGATCAATGAACCAGTGGGGGCTATGAATATAG TGAGTGCTGGAAGTTTTGAAATCGCCACTGCAGATACAACTTTTGGCAATCAAGGTTTCCGCTCGATGGCAGTTAGTTCAGATGGAAAATTCATGGCTGTTGGTGATTGTGAGGGAAACCTTCATATCTATGATCTTCACAATTCTGATTATACATGCATTAAG GATTCCCATGATGCCGAGATTCTCTCATTGAGTTTTAGCTTGTCAAGCACCAAGGATGCTGATTCTGGAGGAGACATGGACAATCATTACTTGCTTGCTTCTGGGGGGCGGGATCGAATAATCCATCTCTACGATGTTAAAAG GAATTTTAATCTCATTGAAAGTATAGATGACCACTCAGCTGCTGTGACTTCTGTCAAACTTGCTTCCAATGGATGTAAGATTCTGAGTTGCAGTGCTGATAG GTCCCTTGTGTTCCGTGATGTCAGTTTAACTGATAGCAGATGCAAGATTTCACGTCGCCACCATCAAATGGCATCTCATGGAACTGTCTATGATATGTCTGTAGATCCAGTAATGGAGGTTGTTGTCACTGTTGGCCAG GATAAGAAGATAAACACATTTGACATTGTTAGTGGAAAGCTTATTAGATCATTCAAGCATAATAAAGACTTTGGTGACCCGATAAAG GTTACAATGGACCCTAGCGGCAGCTATCTTGTATGTTCATTTTCAAACAAGTCTATCTGTGTGTACGACTTTTTAAGCGGAGAGATGATTGCCAAAGCCGTAGGACATGGAGAAGTTGTGACCGGAGTCATTTTTTTACCAGATTGCAAGCATATAGTTTCT GTAGGAGGTGATGGTTGTATTTTTGTGTGGAAACTTCCTGCCCGCTTGGCTTTCAGGATGTTACAGAAAGTGAAGGAAACTTCTGTTTCATTGTCTCCAAGAACCCCAGCCCTGCCAGTAGGTTTTAGTGAAGCCATGATTTGTGGAGAGGGAGACCTACCATGCAGAATTGATTTCAAAGATGTACTGCCAACGGAGAGCTCAAGTCAACTTAAACAAAGAGCGAATTATCGTGGATTGGATACCCAAGAAACCTATGCATTTAAATTAAGCATTTCAAGACTTCCAAAATGGGCGCAAGACAAAGTAACAAGCTCTGATTTTGTCCAGAGAAATCTTGAGTTCACTTCACCCCAG CAAAAGGAAGTAGAACCAAAAATTTTGTCACCTTTGATTAGCAATGGTGGGGCTTACGCTTCATTGTGCCATGAACATCAAACTCCATTTGGTCGTGGGTCAGGAGGTCGCAACTCGTGCCTCAGTAGCCTATGCAGAAGTTCTTCAAATGTTAGTAAAAGCCAAAGTTCTGAATCCCCAGAAGAATTTGCTAG CTCTGCCACAGAAGATCATTGGTTTACTGTCTATAATGTACGTCTGGATCTGCTGAATTCCCCAGAGGTGCAAAATCCGAACCATTTAAAGATGCCAGTGTCATCGCCAAAGCTGG TGCAAGGCCTAGCTGAGATACCAAGTGAGAGTGAACAATCTTTGGGTTATAGGGGCCATTTTGTAGACGACG AGCACGACGCTATGGTTATTAATGCTTTCCATATGAAGTCTGAAGACAGTGATCTGTTCAAGGAGCATTTCGGCAACCTGTCTGCAATACTCAAG GTTAAGAAAAGGCAATCGTCTACTAAAAGAAGATACTCTTCACAATATTTTGTACGGCGGGATTATCTTGTGGGCTGCAAAAAACTTCTTGACACGTCTATGCAAGACGTAGGTGCGTTTAACCAGGAGAAAGAATCTGCCACCAATGTTACATTAGAGGAGGATCCTTTGTTCAAGGAACAGCAAGTGCTAGGCTTTATTAATCAG GACCTGAACTCAACGGAATGCTTGCTTACCCCAAGCTGTGCCCATTCTCGAGATGAGAAGGATAAAGAAGATTCATCAACCATTGAAGAAGCCATGGCTCAGAAGCAATGCGTTGATGGAGGAAGTGAACCAGGGGAGAAAATCACTACATGTAGAGAAGCATTACGCAGCCTAGACACTGCTGCAGAGAATGTTTTCCAGTTATTTGCGAAATTAGGAACAGAATGTTCCCTGGAAGAGTTTTCGAGTGGATCTGGAGCTCAATTACGTAACGAAGCAATTGAGCTACTACCGAAGATTACCGAAAAAGTCAATGCGGTGGCCGAATGGGTGCAAAACAATAGAAGCAGCACCGGCTCATCCACAAGTCGAGTTGAAGGCTCAGCATTCGAACCTGTGTTAGGAAAACTCGCTGAGAGCCTATCACAAAGAGTTGTTGAAATAGTAAAGAAGAATCTCAGCACTGTTTAA